Proteins encoded by one window of Collimonas fungivorans:
- a CDS encoding YqaA family protein translates to MIESAVLWLLKTLAVPTVGLTSVFIISFVAATLLPLGSEPAVFAVIKANGALFWPVILVATAGNTLGGVVDYWMGYGAKQAFSRERGSSWFSWLQRYGAKTMLLAWVPGIGDPICTLGGWLKLPFWPSVMYMAIGKFARYVLVVWLLMNVPDGFWRQVAGWLA, encoded by the coding sequence ATGATCGAATCCGCAGTTTTATGGTTGCTCAAGACGCTCGCCGTACCCACGGTCGGCCTGACTTCCGTCTTCATCATCAGTTTTGTCGCCGCCACCTTGCTGCCGCTCGGGTCCGAGCCGGCCGTGTTTGCCGTGATCAAGGCCAACGGCGCGCTGTTCTGGCCGGTGATCCTGGTGGCGACCGCGGGCAACACGCTGGGCGGCGTGGTCGACTACTGGATGGGTTACGGCGCCAAGCAGGCATTTTCGCGCGAACGCGGCAGCAGCTGGTTCAGCTGGCTGCAGCGCTACGGCGCCAAGACCATGCTGCTGGCCTGGGTGCCGGGCATAGGCGATCCGATCTGTACCCTGGGCGGCTGGCTCAAGCTGCCGTTCTGGCCCTCCGTCATGTATATGGCGATCGGCAAGTTTGCCCGATATGTTTTGGTAGTCTGGCTGCTGATGAACGTGCCGGACGGATTCTGGCGTCAGGTCGCGGGCTGGCTGGCCTGA
- a CDS encoding DUF3683 domain-containing protein, whose product MNAPVKIQALLSDAPHGATPTRLREIPYNYTSFSDREIVIRLLGEASWRLLDELRSKRQTGRSARMLYEVLGDIWVVRRNPYLQDDMLDNPKRRQALIDALHHRLSEVDKRRIVTDEGDVSRDAASDEEAKKRSENVEALLAAARKAIAAFSDEFRQTYDLRKRANKILGRYTAKDNIKFDGLSRVSHVTDATDWRVEYPFVVLTPDSEDEMAGLVKGCIELGLTIIPRGGGTGYTGGAIPLTPLSAVINTEKLEHLGAVEMAVLPGLDKEYATIYSGAGVVTKRVSDAAEKAGFVFAVDPTSAEASCVGGNIAMNAGGKKAVLWGTALDNLASWRMVDPNGDWLDVTRLDHNLGKIHDTPLARFQLEWRHPAEKGRPSEKPFKTEILEIAGRVFRKEGLGKDVTDKFLAGLPGIQKEGCDGLITSGRWILHKMPKHTRTVCLEFFGQARDAIPSIVEIKDFLDAETKKGGAILAGLEHLDERYLRAVGYTTKSKRGVLPKMALFGDIVGDDENAVAQAASEVVRMANNRVGEGFIAVSPEARKKFWLDRARTAAIAKHTNAFKINEDVVIPLNRMGEYTDGIERINIELSVKNKLQLVDELRDFLLKGNLPLGKGDDADGDDIPATEILEDRVHQAEQLLVEVQARWTYLLANLDKPLKDAKDELAALGLEKLDLVFDQRLLQQPEATVFDVVQDRTIRVSWKQEVRALLRQIFNGASFKLILDECSAVHKRVLRGRVFVALHMHAGDGNVHTNLPVNSDHYEMLQDAHAAVARIMTLARSLDGVISGEHGIGITKLEFLTEDEIKDFRSYKLRVDPEGRFNKGKLLNLPGFEADLSNAYTPSFGLMGHESLIMQQSDIGAIANSVKDCLRCGKCKPVCATHVPRANLLYSPRNKILATSLLVEAFLYEEQTRRGISIKHWEEFEDVADHCTVCHKCVTPCPVDIDFGDVSMNMRNLLRKMNKKSFNPGTTAAMFFLNATDPATINMTRKVMTDWGFKAQRLGNDILKKFAKKQTKKPPATVGKAPIKEQVIHFINKKMPGNLPKKTARALLDIEDDKIVPIIRDPKSTTADTEAVFYFPGCGSERLFSQVGLATQAMLWQVGVQTVLPPGYLCCGYPQRGSGDFDKAEKIITDNRVLFHRMANTLNYLDIKTVIVSCGTCYDQLQGYQFDKIFPGCRIIDIHEYLLEKNLKLEGVSGTRYMYHDPCHSPMKLQDPMKTVNALITTDSGTKIEKNERCCGESGTFGVSRPDVSTQVRFRKEEEMNKGADKLRADGFGGDVKILTSCPSCLQGLSRYNDDSGTTADYIVVEMARHLLGENWLPDYVARANNGGIERILV is encoded by the coding sequence ATGAACGCCCCAGTCAAAATCCAGGCATTATTGTCAGACGCGCCACATGGCGCCACTCCCACGCGCTTGCGCGAAATCCCTTATAACTACACCTCGTTTTCAGACCGCGAGATCGTGATCCGCCTGCTTGGCGAAGCTTCCTGGCGCCTGCTTGACGAACTGCGCAGCAAACGCCAGACCGGCCGTTCCGCCAGGATGCTGTACGAAGTGCTGGGCGATATCTGGGTAGTGCGGCGTAATCCGTATTTGCAAGATGACATGCTGGACAATCCGAAGCGCCGCCAGGCCTTGATTGATGCATTGCATCATCGTCTCAGCGAAGTCGACAAACGCCGTATCGTCACCGACGAGGGCGATGTTAGCCGCGACGCGGCCAGCGATGAAGAAGCCAAAAAACGCAGCGAGAATGTCGAAGCGTTGCTGGCTGCGGCACGCAAGGCGATTGCCGCCTTCTCCGACGAATTCCGCCAGACCTACGATCTGCGCAAGCGCGCCAACAAGATCCTGGGCCGCTACACCGCCAAGGACAACATCAAGTTCGACGGCCTGTCGCGCGTTTCGCATGTGACCGACGCCACCGACTGGCGCGTCGAATATCCGTTTGTGGTGCTCACGCCCGACAGCGAAGATGAAATGGCCGGCCTGGTCAAGGGCTGCATCGAACTCGGCCTGACCATCATCCCGCGCGGCGGCGGCACCGGCTATACCGGCGGCGCGATTCCGCTGACGCCTTTGTCGGCAGTCATCAACACCGAAAAACTTGAGCATCTGGGTGCAGTCGAAATGGCTGTCCTGCCAGGGCTCGATAAAGAGTACGCCACGATTTATTCGGGCGCCGGCGTGGTCACCAAGCGCGTTTCCGATGCGGCCGAAAAAGCCGGTTTCGTGTTCGCGGTCGATCCGACCTCGGCCGAGGCGTCCTGCGTCGGCGGCAACATCGCCATGAACGCCGGCGGCAAAAAAGCCGTGCTGTGGGGCACTGCGCTGGACAACCTGGCGAGCTGGCGCATGGTCGACCCGAACGGCGACTGGCTGGATGTCACGCGCCTGGACCACAACCTGGGCAAGATCCACGACACGCCGCTGGCGCGCTTCCAGCTGGAATGGCGCCATCCGGCTGAAAAAGGCCGGCCAAGCGAAAAGCCGTTCAAGACCGAGATCCTGGAAATCGCCGGCCGCGTATTCCGCAAGGAAGGCCTGGGCAAGGACGTGACCGATAAATTCCTGGCGGGTTTGCCAGGAATCCAGAAAGAAGGCTGCGACGGCCTGATTACTTCCGGGCGCTGGATCTTGCACAAGATGCCTAAGCATACGCGCACCGTCTGCCTGGAATTCTTCGGCCAGGCACGCGATGCGATCCCGTCGATCGTCGAGATCAAGGATTTCCTCGATGCCGAAACGAAAAAGGGTGGCGCAATCCTGGCCGGCCTGGAGCATCTGGACGAACGCTATCTGCGCGCCGTCGGCTACACCACCAAATCCAAGCGCGGCGTATTGCCGAAGATGGCGCTGTTCGGCGACATCGTCGGCGACGATGAGAACGCGGTAGCGCAGGCAGCCTCGGAAGTGGTGCGCATGGCCAACAACCGGGTCGGCGAAGGTTTCATTGCGGTCAGCCCGGAAGCGCGCAAGAAATTCTGGCTGGACCGCGCCCGTACGGCAGCCATCGCCAAACATACCAACGCCTTCAAGATCAATGAAGACGTGGTGATCCCGCTTAACCGCATGGGCGAATACACCGACGGCATCGAACGTATCAATATCGAATTGTCGGTGAAGAACAAGCTGCAGCTGGTGGATGAATTGCGCGATTTCCTGCTCAAGGGAAATCTGCCGCTGGGCAAGGGCGACGATGCCGACGGCGACGATATCCCCGCTACCGAAATCCTGGAAGACCGTGTGCACCAGGCCGAGCAGCTGCTGGTCGAAGTACAGGCGCGCTGGACTTACCTGCTGGCCAACCTGGACAAACCGCTCAAGGATGCAAAAGACGAACTGGCTGCATTAGGGCTGGAAAAACTCGACCTGGTGTTCGACCAGCGCCTGCTGCAGCAACCTGAGGCCACCGTATTCGACGTGGTGCAGGACCGCACCATCCGCGTCTCCTGGAAGCAGGAAGTGCGGGCGCTGCTGCGCCAGATTTTCAACGGCGCTTCCTTCAAGCTGATTCTCGACGAATGCAGCGCGGTGCACAAGCGCGTCTTGCGCGGCCGCGTGTTTGTCGCCCTGCACATGCACGCCGGCGACGGCAATGTCCACACCAACTTGCCGGTCAATTCCGACCACTACGAAATGCTGCAGGATGCGCACGCCGCGGTGGCGCGCATCATGACCCTGGCGCGTTCGCTGGACGGCGTGATTTCTGGCGAGCACGGCATCGGCATCACCAAGCTGGAATTCCTGACCGAAGACGAAATCAAGGATTTCCGCAGCTACAAGCTGCGCGTCGATCCAGAAGGCCGCTTCAACAAGGGCAAGCTGCTGAACCTGCCCGGTTTCGAAGCCGACCTTAGCAATGCCTACACGCCGTCGTTCGGCCTGATGGGACACGAATCGCTGATCATGCAGCAAAGCGATATCGGCGCCATCGCCAACAGCGTCAAGGATTGCCTGCGCTGCGGTAAATGCAAACCGGTGTGCGCCACCCACGTGCCGCGCGCCAACCTGCTGTACTCGCCGCGCAACAAGATCCTGGCCACTTCGCTGCTGGTGGAAGCCTTCCTGTATGAAGAGCAGACCCGGCGCGGCATCTCGATCAAGCATTGGGAAGAATTCGAAGACGTGGCCGACCATTGCACGGTCTGCCACAAGTGCGTCACGCCATGCCCGGTCGACATCGATTTCGGCGACGTCTCGATGAACATGCGCAACCTGCTGCGCAAGATGAACAAGAAATCGTTCAATCCCGGCACCACAGCCGCCATGTTCTTCCTGAATGCCACCGATCCGGCCACCATCAACATGACCCGCAAGGTCATGACCGACTGGGGTTTCAAGGCGCAGCGCCTGGGCAACGACATACTGAAGAAATTCGCCAAGAAGCAGACCAAGAAACCGCCGGCGACGGTCGGCAAGGCGCCGATCAAGGAACAGGTGATCCACTTCATCAACAAGAAGATGCCGGGCAACCTGCCGAAGAAGACCGCGCGCGCCCTGCTGGATATCGAAGACGACAAGATCGTGCCGATCATCCGTGACCCGAAGAGCACCACCGCAGATACCGAAGCCGTGTTTTATTTCCCGGGCTGCGGTTCCGAGCGGCTGTTCTCGCAAGTCGGCCTGGCTACGCAAGCCATGCTGTGGCAGGTCGGCGTGCAAACCGTACTGCCGCCGGGTTACCTGTGCTGCGGTTATCCGCAGCGCGGCTCGGGCGATTTTGACAAGGCGGAAAAAATCATCACCGACAACCGCGTGCTGTTCCACCGCATGGCGAATACCCTGAACTACCTCGACATCAAGACCGTGATCGTCTCCTGCGGCACTTGCTACGACCAGCTGCAGGGCTACCAGTTCGACAAGATATTCCCGGGCTGCCGCATCATCGATATCCACGAATACCTGCTCGAAAAGAACCTCAAGCTGGAAGGCGTCAGCGGCACCCGCTACATGTATCACGATCCGTGCCACAGCCCGATGAAACTGCAGGACCCGATGAAGACGGTGAATGCCTTGATCACTACCGACAGCGGGACCAAGATCGAAAAGAACGAGCGCTGCTGCGGCGAATCCGGCACTTTCGGCGTCAGCCGTCCGGATGTCTCGACCCAGGTGCGCTTCCGCAAGGAAGAGGAAATGAACAAGGGCGCGGACAAGCTGCGCGCCGACGGTTTCGGCGGCGACGTCAAGATTCTCACTTCCTGCCCGTCCTGCCTGCAGGGTTTGTCGCGCTACAACGACGATTCCGGCACTACCGCCGATTACATCGTGGTCGAGATGGCGCGCCACCTGCTGGGCGAGAACTGGCTGCCGGATTACGTTGCACGCGCCAACAACGGCGGCATCGAACGGATCCTGGTGTGA
- a CDS encoding LON peptidase substrate-binding domain-containing protein — MPENNSWIPLFPLNAVLFPGGVLPLKVFETRYLDMLRECMRSEQPFGVVLIKSGKEVGNAAEPESVGCLTRIIEWDMQDLGVMMLRTEGSQRFRIVQQRVLADQRLEAQVTLIEADPATPPDATHLQCAGTLKLVIDDINKKGRSAHGENFASPFALPLQFDNAGWVANRWCEILPIPLKARQKLLELTDGRERLGIVHQYLLQHNII; from the coding sequence ATGCCCGAAAATAATTCCTGGATACCGCTGTTCCCGCTCAACGCAGTGCTGTTCCCCGGCGGCGTGCTGCCGCTCAAGGTATTTGAAACACGCTACCTCGACATGCTGCGCGAATGCATGCGGAGCGAGCAGCCGTTCGGCGTGGTGCTGATCAAATCGGGCAAGGAAGTCGGCAATGCCGCCGAACCTGAGAGTGTAGGCTGCCTGACCAGGATCATCGAGTGGGACATGCAGGACCTGGGAGTGATGATGCTGCGCACCGAAGGCAGCCAGCGCTTCCGCATCGTGCAGCAGCGCGTGCTTGCCGACCAGCGCCTGGAGGCCCAGGTAACGCTGATCGAGGCCGATCCGGCGACACCGCCTGACGCAACCCATCTGCAATGCGCCGGCACGCTGAAACTGGTGATCGACGATATCAACAAGAAAGGCCGCAGCGCACACGGCGAGAATTTCGCCAGCCCGTTTGCGCTGCCGCTGCAATTCGACAATGCCGGCTGGGTCGCCAACCGCTGGTGCGAAATCCTGCCGATCCCCTTGAAAGCACGACAGAAACTACTTGAGCTGACCGACGGCCGCGAACGGCTGGGCATAGTCCATCAATACCTGCTACAGCACAACATCATCTGA
- a CDS encoding PTS sugar transporter subunit IIA produces MTNLAKILPAQNVALDLEVSSKKRAFEQAGLLFENNCGIARSTVSDNLFARERLGSTGLGHGVAVPHGRVKGLKAPLAAFVRLAEPIPFESPDGEPVRLLVFLLIPDNVTQQHLEILSEIAEMFSSDAFRALLSSDPDPASVHAHIVAWQPMGTENAT; encoded by the coding sequence ATGACTAATCTTGCAAAAATCCTGCCTGCACAAAATGTAGCGCTGGATCTGGAAGTCTCCAGTAAAAAACGCGCCTTCGAACAAGCCGGTTTACTCTTCGAAAACAATTGCGGCATTGCCCGCTCTACCGTCTCCGACAACCTGTTTGCGCGCGAACGCCTGGGTTCCACCGGTCTCGGCCACGGCGTCGCCGTGCCGCATGGCCGTGTCAAAGGGTTGAAAGCGCCGCTGGCTGCCTTTGTGCGCCTGGCCGAACCGATTCCGTTTGAATCGCCGGACGGCGAACCTGTCAGGTTGCTGGTATTCCTGCTGATTCCTGACAACGTCACCCAGCAGCACCTGGAAATCCTGTCGGAAATCGCCGAGATGTTTTCCAGCGACGCCTTCCGCGCCCTCCTCAGCAGCGATCCCGATCCGGCATCGGTGCACGCGCACATTGTGGCCTGGCAGCCCATGGGCACGGAAAATGCGACATAA
- a CDS encoding HIT family protein, giving the protein MANHSADCELCSGDGGEILHRAEKFRVVLVDDAQYPGFCRVIWNDHVKEMTDLPVADRSTLMAAVCKVESVLRAVMQPEKINLASLGNMTPHLHWHVIPRYPDDAHFPSPVWAESQRQPAPASLIQRQALLGALRSAISEQF; this is encoded by the coding sequence ATGGCTAACCATTCGGCTGATTGCGAACTGTGCAGCGGCGACGGTGGAGAAATTCTCCACCGTGCGGAGAAATTTCGCGTGGTGCTGGTCGACGATGCGCAGTATCCGGGATTCTGCCGTGTCATCTGGAACGATCACGTGAAGGAAATGACCGATCTGCCGGTGGCCGATCGCAGCACCTTGATGGCTGCGGTCTGCAAGGTGGAGTCCGTGCTGCGCGCTGTCATGCAGCCGGAAAAAATCAACCTGGCCAGCCTCGGCAACATGACGCCGCACCTGCACTGGCATGTGATCCCGCGTTATCCGGACGATGCGCATTTCCCCAGCCCGGTCTGGGCCGAGAGCCAGCGGCAGCCGGCGCCGGCCAGTTTGATTCAGCGGCAGGCGTTGCTGGGCGCGCTGCGCTCGGCGATATCCGAACAGTTTTAA
- the queF gene encoding NADPH-dependent 7-cyano-7-deazaguanine reductase QueF (Catalyzes the NADPH-dependent reduction of 7-cyano-7-deazaguanine (preQ0) to 7-aminomethyl-7-deazaguanine (preQ1) in queuosine biosynthesis) produces the protein MTIPNTPDASPLGKPAAYQTQYQPSLLFPIARLGKREEIGISGTLPFFGVDIWNAYEVSWLNLRGKPQVAIATFTVPADSPNIIESKSFKLYLNSFNQTRLADKDALLQLLRTDISAGFGAPVHVALATAEAFAELKLQELQGLLLDRLDIEVDEYQPNPALLKSDPDQVVVEETLVSHLLKSNCLVTGQPDWGSVQIHYVGAAIDQESLLKYLISFRDHNEFHEQCVERIFMDLMRNCRPQKLSVYARYTRRGGLDINPWRSNFSTSQPPLNWRQARQ, from the coding sequence ATGACTATCCCGAACACGCCTGACGCCTCGCCGCTGGGCAAACCCGCCGCCTACCAGACCCAGTACCAGCCTTCACTGCTGTTTCCGATTGCCCGCCTGGGCAAGCGCGAAGAAATCGGCATCAGCGGCACATTGCCGTTTTTCGGCGTCGATATCTGGAATGCGTATGAAGTGTCCTGGCTCAACCTGCGCGGCAAGCCGCAAGTGGCGATCGCGACTTTCACGGTGCCGGCGGACTCTCCCAACATCATCGAATCGAAGTCGTTCAAGCTGTACCTGAACTCCTTCAACCAGACCAGGCTAGCGGATAAAGACGCGTTGCTGCAGCTGCTGCGCACCGATATCTCCGCCGGTTTCGGCGCGCCGGTGCATGTCGCCCTGGCCACCGCCGAGGCCTTCGCCGAACTCAAGCTGCAAGAACTCCAAGGTTTGCTGCTGGACCGCCTGGATATCGAAGTCGACGAATATCAGCCGAATCCGGCGCTGCTGAAAAGCGACCCGGACCAGGTTGTGGTGGAAGAGACCTTGGTCTCGCACCTGCTGAAATCGAATTGCCTGGTGACCGGCCAGCCGGATTGGGGCAGCGTGCAGATCCATTATGTCGGCGCCGCCATCGACCAGGAAAGCCTGCTCAAGTACCTGATCAGCTTCCGCGACCACAATGAATTCCACGAACAATGCGTGGAACGCATTTTTATGGACCTGATGCGCAACTGTCGGCCACAAAAGCTGTCTGTATATGCGCGCTATACGCGGCGCGGTGGTCTCGACATCAATCCTTGGCGCAGCAATTTCTCCACATCGCAGCCACCGTTGAATTGGCGCCAGGCAAGGCAATAA
- a CDS encoding gamma-butyrobetaine hydroxylase-like domain-containing protein, translated as MTGSKQSAPAPVPVSFTVHKQSCKLEVAFDDGAVFSLPFELMRVYSPSAEVSGHGPGQEVLQTGKRNVEMAALEPVGNYAVKPTFSDGHVSGIYTWAYLYKLGRDQEAMWEDYLQRLDAAGHGREAGRDLSMTAKTAGGHGCA; from the coding sequence ATGACCGGCTCCAAACAATCAGCGCCCGCACCTGTCCCGGTGTCATTCACAGTGCATAAGCAATCGTGCAAGCTGGAAGTCGCTTTCGACGACGGCGCGGTTTTTTCGCTGCCGTTCGAATTGATGCGCGTATATTCGCCTTCCGCCGAAGTCAGCGGCCATGGCCCCGGGCAGGAAGTGTTGCAGACCGGTAAACGCAATGTCGAAATGGCTGCGCTGGAACCGGTCGGCAACTACGCCGTCAAGCCGACCTTCTCGGACGGCCACGTCAGCGGCATCTATACCTGGGCCTACCTGTACAAGCTGGGCCGCGACCAGGAAGCGATGTGGGAAGATTATCTGCAGCGCCTGGATGCCGCCGGCCATGGCCGCGAAGCCGGACGCGATCTATCGATGACAGCCAAGACCGCAGGCGGTCATGGCTGTGCATGA
- the rapZ gene encoding RNase adapter RapZ produces the protein MRIILITGISGSGKSVALRVLEDAGYFCVDNLPPILLRGLVATRLDEGAQMLAVATDARSADSLAGLPSDIQQLKAEGHDVKVFFLTAQTESLIARFSETRRSHPLSHRLRPGQNPADRLTLTECILNEREMLAEIESIGHTIDTSNMSANRLRSWIKELVDTEPAPLTLLFESFAFKRGVPLDADLVFDVRMLPNPHYDAKLRPLTGCDQPVIDFLEALPKVGDLLGDIRNFVEKWLPSFKDDNRSYLTVAIGCTGGQHRSVYMVEQLAEYFRVSERVVRRHRELARRAGDN, from the coding sequence ATGCGTATTATCCTCATCACCGGCATTTCCGGTTCCGGCAAATCGGTCGCTCTTCGCGTGCTCGAAGATGCGGGTTATTTTTGCGTCGACAACCTGCCGCCTATCCTGCTGCGCGGCCTGGTCGCCACCCGCCTCGATGAAGGCGCGCAAATGCTGGCGGTAGCCACCGACGCCCGCAGCGCCGATTCGCTGGCCGGCCTGCCCTCCGATATCCAGCAATTGAAAGCCGAAGGGCACGACGTCAAGGTATTCTTCCTGACCGCCCAGACCGAATCGCTGATCGCCCGCTTCTCCGAGACCCGCCGCAGCCATCCGCTGTCGCACCGCCTGCGCCCCGGCCAGAATCCGGCCGACCGCCTGACCCTGACCGAGTGCATCCTGAACGAACGCGAGATGCTGGCCGAGATCGAGAGCATCGGCCACACCATAGACACGTCGAACATGAGCGCCAACCGCTTGCGCAGCTGGATCAAGGAACTGGTCGATACCGAACCGGCGCCGCTGACCTTGCTGTTCGAATCGTTCGCGTTCAAGCGCGGCGTGCCGCTGGACGCCGACCTGGTGTTCGACGTGCGCATGTTGCCGAATCCGCATTACGACGCCAAACTGCGTCCGCTGACCGGCTGCGACCAGCCGGTAATCGACTTCCTGGAAGCCCTGCCCAAGGTCGGCGACCTGCTGGGCGACATCCGCAATTTTGTCGAAAAATGGCTGCCCTCGTTCAAGGACGACAACCGCAGCTACCTGACGGTAGCGATCGGCTGCACCGGCGGCCAGCATCGCTCGGTCTACATGGTGGAGCAGCTGGCGGAATATTTCCGGGTATCGGAACGCGTGGTGCGGCGCCACCGCGAACTGGCCAGGCGCGCCGGCGACAATTAG
- the hprK gene encoding HPr(Ser) kinase/phosphatase, with translation MPVSTPLSIQQLYDENRESLQLGWFAGFPGGERLISGDAASAADQVGHLNLIHPGRIQVFGHQETEYYQRLSATSRVYQTAELVAGAPPAFIIAQGLATPPDILEICDEKNIPLFSTPLPAAQVIDYLRVYLSKKLAQRITMHGVFMDVLGVGVLITGESGLGKSELGLELISRSHGLVADDAVEFARIAPNMIEGRCPHLLQNLLEVRGLGLLDIKTIFGETAVRRKMRLKLIVHLVRRATLEENYERLPLDAHTQEVLGLAIRKVIIPVAAGRNIAVLLEAAVRNTILQLRGIDTLKDFIARQRIAMDSDSDL, from the coding sequence ATGCCAGTTTCCACGCCCCTCTCGATTCAGCAGCTGTACGACGAAAACCGCGAATCGCTGCAGCTGGGCTGGTTTGCCGGTTTTCCCGGCGGCGAGCGGCTGATTTCCGGCGATGCGGCTTCGGCCGCCGACCAGGTAGGCCACCTGAACCTGATCCATCCGGGCCGGATCCAGGTCTTCGGCCACCAGGAAACCGAATACTACCAGCGCCTCTCGGCCACTTCGCGGGTCTACCAGACCGCTGAACTGGTGGCCGGCGCGCCGCCGGCCTTCATCATCGCGCAAGGACTGGCGACGCCGCCGGACATCCTCGAAATCTGCGATGAAAAGAACATTCCGCTGTTTTCGACGCCGCTGCCGGCCGCGCAGGTGATCGATTACCTGCGTGTCTACCTGTCGAAAAAACTGGCGCAACGGATCACCATGCACGGCGTGTTCATGGATGTGCTGGGAGTCGGCGTGCTGATCACCGGCGAATCCGGGCTCGGCAAAAGCGAACTCGGGCTGGAACTGATCTCGCGCAGCCACGGCCTGGTGGCCGACGATGCGGTCGAGTTTGCCCGCATCGCGCCCAACATGATCGAGGGCCGCTGCCCGCACCTGCTGCAAAACCTGCTGGAAGTGCGCGGCCTGGGCCTGCTCGACATCAAGACCATCTTCGGCGAAACCGCGGTGCGCCGCAAAATGCGCCTCAAGCTGATCGTGCACCTGGTGCGGCGCGCCACGCTGGAAGAAAACTACGAGCGCCTGCCGCTCGACGCCCACACCCAGGAAGTGCTGGGCCTGGCGATCCGCAAAGTCATCATCCCGGTAGCCGCCGGCCGCAATATCGCGGTGCTGCTGGAAGCCGCGGTGCGCAACACCATCCTGCAGTTGCGCGGCATCGACACGCTCAAGGATTTCATCGCCCGCCAGCGTATTGCGATGGACAGCGACAGCGATCTCTGA
- the mutY gene encoding A/G-specific adenine glycosylase, whose amino-acid sequence MKRVVIDSSSEAAGQFADPSFSAAVIGWQKQHGRHALPWQQTRDAYRVWLSEIMLQQTQVAAVIPYYQRFLSSFPDVQALAAAPSEEVMAHWSGLGYYTRARNLHRCAQRVVAEHGGIFPRDPLLLQDLPGIGRSTAAAIAAFSYGVQAAILDGNVKRVFARVFGIDGYPGAKPVEDAMWRRAVALLPEQGVESYTQGLMDLGATLCTRSKPSCQTCPLAPRCAALATDRVGQLPVRKPKKAIPEKHTGMLVIVDRRQVLLEQRPDSGIWGGLLSLPEIAPGILSKADFDTALNRAAAAFGTVASYEPLQPFTHVFTHFKLQISPFQIALERRLDGVAQANYVWYPVEKLANAPLPAPVKKLLLEVFREADLFA is encoded by the coding sequence ATGAAACGTGTAGTTATCGACAGTAGCAGCGAAGCGGCCGGCCAGTTTGCCGACCCGTCTTTTTCGGCAGCGGTGATCGGGTGGCAGAAGCAGCATGGCCGCCACGCCTTGCCGTGGCAGCAGACGCGCGACGCCTACCGCGTCTGGCTGTCCGAAATCATGCTGCAGCAGACCCAGGTGGCTGCCGTGATTCCCTATTACCAGCGCTTCCTTTCGAGTTTCCCCGATGTGCAGGCGCTGGCAGCGGCGCCCAGCGAAGAGGTGATGGCGCACTGGAGCGGGCTGGGTTATTACACGCGGGCGCGCAACCTGCATCGCTGTGCGCAACGGGTAGTGGCTGAACATGGCGGGATCTTTCCGCGCGATCCGCTGCTGCTGCAAGACTTGCCCGGCATCGGCCGTTCCACCGCGGCCGCCATCGCCGCATTTTCCTACGGCGTGCAAGCCGCCATCTTGGACGGCAACGTCAAGCGCGTGTTTGCCAGGGTGTTCGGCATCGACGGCTATCCCGGCGCCAAGCCTGTCGAAGATGCGATGTGGCGCCGTGCCGTGGCCTTGTTGCCGGAACAGGGAGTGGAGTCGTACACCCAAGGCCTGATGGACCTGGGTGCGACGCTCTGCACACGCAGCAAACCGTCCTGCCAGACTTGTCCGCTGGCGCCGCGCTGCGCCGCGCTGGCGACCGACCGGGTCGGCCAGTTGCCTGTGCGTAAACCGAAAAAAGCGATTCCCGAAAAACATACCGGCATGCTGGTGATTGTCGACCGGCGCCAGGTTTTGCTGGAACAGCGTCCCGACAGCGGCATCTGGGGCGGCTTGCTGTCGTTGCCGGAAATTGCGCCGGGAATTTTGTCGAAAGCCGATTTCGATACTGCTTTAAATCGCGCTGCCGCAGCTTTCGGCACTGTCGCGTCGTACGAGCCGCTGCAGCCGTTCACCCATGTCTTCACGCATTTCAAACTTCAGATATCGCCGTTCCAGATTGCGCTCGAACGGCGGCTTGACGGCGTTGCCCAGGCCAATTACGTTTGGTATCCGGTTGAAAAGCTGGCAAACGCGCCGCTGCCGGCGCCGGTCAAGAAATTGCTGCTGGAAGTATTCCGCGAAGCGGACCTGTTCGCCTAG